A section of the Virgibacillus sp. NKC19-3 genome encodes:
- a CDS encoding class I SAM-dependent DNA methyltransferase, whose protein sequence is MMEHNNLEEFRNGELYDATNALKDVEAEFFSDLAFQYGGPILDVACGTGRLTIPLAEQGYDITGVDITPEMLKTAKKKSERLGLRINWIEADVKQLKLERKYQIIFTTGNAFQGFTTRESQEGLLQFVHNHLDSDGVFAFETRNPVLSRLLNNQNIEEQRENKVNEGGKRITHTWKHHYDSIKQLEHYKQTYQIWANEHEVEETIHTRIAIRYVFPQELEMLLYYNGFVLDNVYGNFDRSPLQAESPLMVCICRKR, encoded by the coding sequence ATGATGGAACACAATAATCTGGAGGAATTTCGTAATGGTGAACTGTATGATGCAACAAATGCGTTGAAGGATGTGGAAGCTGAATTTTTTAGTGACCTTGCTTTCCAATATGGAGGGCCTATACTCGATGTTGCCTGTGGGACAGGTAGGCTGACTATTCCGCTGGCAGAACAGGGCTATGATATTACGGGTGTTGATATCACACCTGAAATGCTTAAAACAGCAAAGAAAAAAAGTGAACGTCTCGGCCTACGAATCAACTGGATTGAAGCTGATGTTAAGCAACTTAAGTTAGAACGTAAGTATCAAATCATTTTCACGACTGGGAATGCCTTTCAAGGTTTTACAACGCGCGAATCACAAGAAGGATTATTACAATTTGTACACAATCATCTAGATTCAGATGGTGTTTTTGCCTTTGAGACTAGAAATCCTGTGCTCTCCCGACTATTAAATAACCAAAATATTGAAGAGCAACGAGAAAATAAGGTTAATGAAGGTGGAAAACGTATCACCCATACTTGGAAGCACCATTATGATTCCATCAAACAACTTGAACATTATAAGCAAACATATCAAATTTGGGCAAACGAACACGAGGTAGAGGAAACCATACACACTCGAATTGCCATCCGATATGTATTCCCACAAGAGCTTGAAATGTTGCTGTATTATAACGGATTTGTATTGGATAATGTTTATGGAAATTTTGACAGAAGCCCGCTTCAAGCTGAAAGTCCGCTGATGGTGTGTATTTGTCGGAAGCGTTAA
- a CDS encoding MFS transporter, giving the protein MKSQLAHWKEPIFLLTSVGIASIGDFIYLVAINILVFQMTGSAAAVAGLWIIGPIVNILTKFWTGSFIDYRSKRKIMILTYLARAFFIFFIPFVPNIVFVYLILIFLSIAKAFFTPSSTTYITQLIPRHMRKRYNSMQSFTTSGAFIIGPAIGGTLILISSVKPTLLMNASLFVLAACLLYVLPEKDSYDKNAIPKLSFVQIVTDVKVVLSFVNKHTYVVLLYLAFLATTIFTFAMDAQEVVFAQQVVGLTEVDYSMLVSITGIGSIAGALIISVFSQKFSLRYLIALGILMQATGYILYAFSWSFLSIAFGFTILGFFNVFLNAGIMTFYQNSVPTALMGRVTSIFQLLQSLFQIIFVLGVGVISDIIPLRITIIALAFGMLIVGGLMVVLLFLPEKKLYFQET; this is encoded by the coding sequence ATGAAGAGTCAATTAGCTCATTGGAAGGAGCCTATTTTTCTATTAACTTCTGTCGGGATTGCAAGTATAGGTGACTTTATCTATTTGGTTGCCATTAATATTTTGGTGTTTCAGATGACTGGCTCTGCAGCGGCGGTGGCTGGTTTGTGGATTATCGGGCCTATCGTCAATATCCTGACGAAGTTTTGGACGGGGAGCTTCATCGATTATCGAAGCAAACGAAAAATTATGATCCTTACTTATCTAGCAAGAGCATTTTTCATATTTTTCATTCCTTTTGTCCCTAACATTGTATTTGTTTACTTGATTTTGATTTTCTTGAGTATCGCTAAGGCGTTCTTTACACCTTCATCCACGACATACATCACACAGTTAATTCCAAGACATATGCGAAAACGCTATAATTCCATGCAGTCCTTCACAACATCCGGCGCTTTTATCATTGGCCCGGCTATTGGTGGAACGCTTATACTGATAAGTTCTGTGAAGCCAACGCTTTTGATGAATGCTTCCCTGTTTGTGCTTGCAGCTTGTTTGCTGTATGTATTGCCGGAAAAAGACAGCTATGATAAAAATGCGATTCCAAAATTATCGTTTGTCCAGATAGTGACGGATGTTAAGGTTGTTCTATCTTTTGTAAATAAGCATACGTATGTTGTGCTTCTCTATTTAGCGTTTTTGGCTACGACCATTTTCACCTTTGCGATGGATGCCCAGGAGGTCGTTTTCGCTCAGCAGGTGGTTGGTTTGACTGAGGTGGATTATAGTATGCTAGTCAGCATAACAGGGATTGGTTCCATTGCGGGCGCGCTTATAATCTCGGTGTTTTCACAGAAATTTTCACTGCGTTATCTGATTGCCCTTGGAATTCTAATGCAAGCTACCGGCTATATTTTATATGCCTTTTCATGGTCGTTTCTATCCATTGCATTTGGGTTTACGATTCTAGGTTTCTTTAATGTCTTTCTAAATGCAGGCATCATGACCTTTTACCAAAATAGTGTCCCTACAGCGTTAATGGGAAGAGTGACAAGTATATTCCAATTGCTGCAAAGCCTTTTTCAAATCATATTTGTCTTAGGTGTTGGTGTGATCTCGGATATCATACCATTGCGGATTACAATTATAGCTTTGGCATTTGGGATGTTGATAGTCGGTGGTTTGATGGTTGTTTTGCTATTTTTGCCTGAGAAGAAACTGTATTTTCAGGAAACATAA
- a CDS encoding ring-cleaving dioxygenase produces MNALKGMHHVTTITSSAEKIYEFFTYVLGMRLVKKTVNQDDIQTYHLFFADDKGSAGTDMTFFDFPGIPKGVHGTNEIAKTSFRVPDDEALDYWVKRFDRLDVKHTGIKAQFGKKTLSFVDFDDQHYQLISDENNNGVAAGTPWQKGPIPLEYAITGLGPIFVRVDHFDYFKEIMEKVLLFTEMDQEGAYHLFEVGEGGNGAQVIVEHNTVLPQARQGYGTVHHSAFRVEDRAGLDDWMKRMQSFRLPNSGYVERYYFGSLYTKVSPQILFEIATDGPGFMGDEPYETLGEKLALPPFLEPKREQIENAVRSIDTVRSTKVFEKEQE; encoded by the coding sequence ATGAACGCATTAAAAGGGATGCATCATGTTACAACAATTACGAGCAGCGCAGAGAAGATATATGAATTTTTCACCTATGTATTAGGCATGCGTTTAGTTAAAAAAACAGTGAATCAAGATGATATTCAAACGTATCATTTATTTTTCGCAGATGATAAAGGGAGCGCAGGGACCGATATGACATTCTTTGATTTTCCCGGTATTCCAAAAGGTGTTCACGGGACAAATGAGATTGCAAAAACCTCATTCCGTGTGCCGGATGATGAAGCACTCGATTATTGGGTGAAACGCTTTGACCGTCTGGATGTCAAGCATACGGGGATAAAAGCGCAATTTGGGAAAAAGACACTCTCATTTGTCGATTTTGATGATCAACACTATCAACTGATCTCTGATGAAAATAACAATGGTGTTGCAGCCGGAACACCATGGCAAAAAGGTCCTATTCCACTAGAGTACGCCATTACAGGACTGGGACCAATCTTTGTACGTGTTGATCATTTCGATTACTTTAAGGAAATCATGGAAAAGGTTCTCTTATTTACCGAAATGGATCAAGAAGGTGCTTATCATCTCTTTGAAGTGGGTGAAGGTGGAAACGGGGCACAAGTTATTGTGGAACATAACACCGTACTACCACAGGCGCGCCAAGGGTATGGGACTGTTCACCATTCCGCATTCCGTGTAGAGGATCGGGCTGGACTGGATGACTGGATGAAACGGATGCAATCCTTCCGTCTGCCGAATTCCGGGTATGTGGAACGCTATTACTTTGGCTCCTTGTATACGAAAGTTTCGCCACAAATACTGTTTGAAATTGCGACAGATGGCCCCGGATTTATGGGTGATGAACCCTATGAAACGCTGGGAGAAAAATTGGCGCTACCTCCATTTTTGGAACCCAAACGAGAGCAGATTGAAAATGCCGTTCGTTCTATTGATACAGTAAGAAGTACCAAAGTATTTGAAAAGGAACAGGAGTAA
- a CDS encoding PadR family transcriptional regulator, which translates to MDREIMKGSIDILLLNLLSGKDMYGYEMVKELKAKSDQLYNMGEGTLYPALKRMEKKQWLHSYWSQTEHGRRKYYQITDEGSAILEKKLEEWNSIHNLITKTSGDLS; encoded by the coding sequence ATGGATCGGGAAATCATGAAGGGTAGTATTGATATTTTATTACTGAATCTACTATCCGGAAAAGATATGTACGGCTATGAGATGGTAAAGGAACTGAAAGCTAAAAGTGATCAGTTGTACAATATGGGAGAAGGGACACTTTATCCTGCCTTAAAGCGAATGGAGAAAAAGCAGTGGCTTCATTCTTATTGGTCCCAAACGGAGCATGGCAGAAGGAAGTACTATCAGATAACAGATGAAGGCAGTGCCATTTTAGAAAAGAAGTTGGAAGAGTGGAATAGTATTCATAACTTAATAACGAAAACGTCTGGAGATTTATCATGA
- a CDS encoding permease prefix domain 1-containing protein, with protein sequence MNRFEKHVEYVLKQTQSPDHEREEMREELLSHLHEAKSSYISDGFSEKQAEKKVIAAFGDPHRVGWELQESMYPFQRGLLYLIGIATILFGVIFYLNLTFVIREPTPVWLIVQLLSGSIVTLAAMNISFAGRYFYLLNVLLMVNVIWNGINLVVVQGLSQWQAILFSIYLLILIGLGLLFVFRNSYYSTNQTGMTQGKQGFVKFSYIMNLLYGMATVILSLFFLWALLAFSETSIYNFLTLMPILIWLLFYKYQMTFIARKPALSLVTGLLACLLAIVLSFVLIRLVSGGY encoded by the coding sequence ATGAACCGGTTCGAAAAACATGTCGAATATGTACTCAAACAAACGCAGAGTCCGGATCACGAACGTGAAGAGATGAGAGAGGAGCTGCTCAGTCATTTACATGAGGCCAAAAGCAGTTATATCAGTGATGGTTTCTCTGAAAAGCAAGCAGAGAAAAAAGTAATCGCAGCGTTTGGGGATCCGCATAGGGTTGGATGGGAGTTACAGGAATCGATGTATCCGTTTCAACGGGGATTATTGTATCTGATTGGTATCGCTACTATTCTATTCGGGGTTATCTTTTATTTGAATCTTACTTTTGTTATCCGGGAACCGACCCCTGTTTGGTTAATTGTTCAACTGCTATCAGGCAGCATCGTCACGTTAGCAGCGATGAATATTTCCTTTGCAGGCCGTTATTTTTATTTGCTTAATGTCCTGCTTATGGTCAACGTGATTTGGAATGGGATCAATTTGGTAGTGGTGCAAGGTTTATCCCAGTGGCAGGCTATCCTTTTTAGTATCTATTTACTGATTCTGATTGGGCTGGGTCTTCTATTTGTTTTTCGGAATTCCTACTATTCTACCAATCAAACGGGAATGACACAGGGAAAACAAGGCTTTGTAAAATTTAGCTATATCATGAATTTACTGTATGGAATGGCGACTGTCATTTTAAGTTTGTTTTTCTTGTGGGCCCTTCTTGCGTTCTCCGAAACAAGTATATATAACTTTTTGACATTGATGCCGATTTTGATCTGGTTGCTATTTTATAAATACCAAATGACATTCATCGCGAGAAAGCCGGCTTTATCTCTGGTAACAGGTTTATTGGCTTGCCTATTAGCTATCGTCCTTTCCTTTGTTTTGATTCGTTTGGTTTCCGGGGGGTATTAA
- a CDS encoding YesK family protein produces the protein MDRLLLSEWLPIILTGVLVAVIIVTLAFSIKKAVLYIITTILSLVCISLIVFSLVGIGGWEGMGLGLFAVSAFLGLTVGVLICPFIKSKRDLF, from the coding sequence ATGGATAGATTACTTTTGAGTGAATGGCTCCCTATTATTTTAACAGGTGTACTTGTAGCTGTAATAATTGTTACGCTAGCGTTTTCCATCAAAAAAGCGGTATTATATATAATTACGACCATTTTAAGTTTAGTATGTATTTCCCTCATTGTCTTCAGTCTCGTTGGAATAGGAGGCTGGGAAGGAATGGGGCTCGGGTTATTTGCTGTGTCCGCTTTTCTGGGATTAACAGTTGGTGTATTGATTTGCCCGTTTATTAAGAGTAAAAGAGATTTATTTTGA
- a CDS encoding TolB family protein: protein MSLIMKNISFITGMILLFLILWGMGYLAGGPTGYSGFGEPTDISPNDEEIVFTYEHEGESAIYTAPVSGGNAELVVEATEGNTLLHPTFSPDGEKIAYVEQWEEGEEDDAQPLGKLVLIDRTNGEKKEMTDEEGLVTEATFSPDGQSLFFLQAGVHTNYSPIASERAHDFDMYRVHLDTEEIEQITNKEAYDMSDVNVTPNGKALLYRYYDESDQLVFQSLEGGSETTVTPIGDFAADPPLISSPALSPDGEYIAFSDVARTDEDGTFIYEGFRMDVETKQAAQVTSFGEHVTSPVFFHHQDKLVVTVDKGFATSEPDYSYWVIRADGTARERIEINFP from the coding sequence ATGTCATTAATCATGAAAAATATAAGCTTCATCACCGGAATGATACTGTTATTCCTCATCTTGTGGGGTATGGGTTACTTAGCTGGAGGCCCTACCGGCTATTCTGGATTCGGGGAGCCTACGGATATTTCGCCGAATGATGAAGAAATCGTTTTTACCTATGAACATGAGGGGGAGTCTGCAATTTACACGGCACCTGTTAGCGGTGGAAATGCGGAATTAGTAGTGGAAGCCACCGAAGGAAATACCCTCCTGCATCCAACGTTTTCTCCTGATGGCGAAAAAATTGCCTATGTTGAACAATGGGAAGAAGGTGAAGAGGATGATGCACAGCCGCTTGGAAAGCTTGTACTCATTGATCGCACAAATGGAGAGAAAAAGGAAATGACAGATGAGGAAGGTTTAGTGACCGAGGCTACCTTTTCGCCGGATGGCCAGTCTTTATTTTTCCTTCAAGCTGGTGTGCACACAAATTATTCTCCCATTGCATCCGAGCGTGCTCATGATTTCGATATGTACCGTGTTCATTTAGACACAGAAGAAATTGAACAGATCACGAACAAAGAGGCCTACGATATGTCCGATGTGAACGTTACGCCTAATGGCAAGGCGTTGCTGTATCGCTATTATGATGAAAGCGATCAGTTAGTGTTTCAGTCCTTAGAAGGGGGAAGCGAAACAACTGTTACCCCTATAGGAGATTTCGCTGCCGATCCACCGCTAATTTCTTCACCGGCGTTGTCACCGGACGGGGAATATATTGCTTTCTCTGATGTAGCTAGGACAGATGAAGACGGCACCTTTATTTATGAAGGATTCCGAATGGATGTGGAGACGAAGCAGGCAGCGCAGGTCACGTCATTTGGCGAACATGTAACTAGTCCAGTCTTTTTTCATCATCAGGATAAACTGGTTGTTACGGTGGATAAAGGATTTGCTACATCTGAACCGGATTACAGCTATTGGGTGATTCGTGCAGATGGAACAGCGCGAGAACGTATTGAGATTAATTTTCCCTAA
- a CDS encoding amidohydrolase, with the protein MKKIYTNGNIYTFDQTKPTVQSVVVDHGRFIDMGTTGDMLLHWNGPDSKVINLEGKTVTPGLVDSHLHLSQIAHTFLHLDLTGVTSKQEMLKQIQLRATKLQPGEWLVGGGWDENLFTDGPAIPTICELNHVAPHNPVYLSRICMHASIVNTKALEMINYHPNMSLPVGGEIVLNGHTKEPTGLVLESASELFNQQIPEKSYEALKGAMRQAIQFALKKGLTSVHSNDPLYLGGLAQTYQIYDELLNQEELGLRANLLINHDFLDELRDMGMYAGYGNDTLQIGAVKLFADGAFGRRTALLSKSYEDDPGNNGEAMYDQEAMFNIVKRARDLSMPVAVHTIGDQALENVLNILDQFPSASYRDRLIHTQVLRQDLIKRLAQPSRIADIQPRFLASDFPWVEDRLGKRRIELAYAWKTLISAGVQCAGGSDSPVEPVDPLLGIHAAVTRKAPGENHAGWNPKEKLTMHEAFRLFTEMGAYPTNEETKKGTISRGKLADMTVYSMDPFQLEDADNLLHTTIEMTIISGEIK; encoded by the coding sequence ATGAAAAAAATCTACACCAATGGAAATATTTATACATTTGACCAAACAAAACCAACTGTTCAATCTGTCGTGGTTGATCATGGCCGATTTATCGATATGGGAACAACAGGGGACATGCTGCTTCATTGGAATGGACCAGATAGCAAAGTAATCAATTTGGAGGGCAAAACCGTTACCCCTGGTTTGGTCGACAGTCATCTCCATCTTTCCCAGATTGCGCATACTTTTTTACATTTAGATTTGACAGGCGTCACTTCTAAACAGGAAATGTTAAAGCAAATTCAGTTAAGAGCAACCAAACTACAACCCGGAGAATGGCTTGTAGGAGGTGGCTGGGATGAAAATCTTTTTACCGATGGACCCGCCATACCCACCATTTGCGAACTGAACCATGTCGCTCCACATAATCCAGTATATTTATCCAGGATTTGCATGCATGCCTCGATAGTTAACACAAAGGCGTTAGAGATGATTAACTATCATCCAAATATGAGCCTCCCTGTAGGCGGTGAGATTGTTTTAAATGGACATACGAAAGAACCGACCGGGCTCGTGCTTGAATCGGCTTCTGAGCTATTTAATCAACAAATTCCCGAAAAATCCTACGAGGCGCTAAAGGGTGCGATGAGGCAGGCGATCCAATTCGCGCTGAAAAAGGGATTGACGAGTGTGCATTCGAACGACCCGCTTTATTTAGGGGGACTAGCGCAAACATATCAAATTTATGATGAATTATTGAATCAAGAAGAACTCGGCTTACGCGCAAATCTATTAATCAACCATGATTTTCTGGATGAGTTAAGAGATATGGGTATGTACGCAGGATACGGAAATGATACATTGCAAATCGGTGCTGTAAAATTATTTGCTGACGGTGCATTCGGAAGAAGAACTGCTCTTTTATCGAAAAGCTATGAAGATGACCCGGGAAACAATGGGGAAGCCATGTATGATCAGGAAGCAATGTTTAATATTGTCAAACGAGCTCGGGATTTGTCCATGCCGGTTGCTGTGCATACGATCGGTGATCAGGCTTTGGAAAACGTATTGAATATTTTGGATCAGTTTCCTTCTGCTTCCTACCGTGACAGACTGATTCATACACAGGTATTGAGACAAGATCTGATAAAGCGGCTGGCCCAACCTAGTCGAATCGCAGATATCCAGCCACGATTTTTGGCCTCCGACTTTCCGTGGGTTGAGGATCGACTTGGCAAAAGGCGAATCGAGCTTGCTTATGCATGGAAAACACTAATATCTGCGGGCGTCCAATGCGCAGGAGGCTCGGATTCGCCTGTAGAGCCTGTTGATCCATTGCTCGGCATTCATGCCGCTGTAACAAGGAAAGCACCTGGAGAAAACCATGCCGGTTGGAATCCGAAAGAAAAATTAACCATGCATGAAGCATTTCGCCTGTTCACGGAAATGGGTGCCTATCCGACCAATGAAGAAACGAAAAAAGGAACAATTTCTAGAGGAAAGTTAGCAGATATGACCGTTTATTCCATGGATCCATTCCAATTGGAAGATGCGGATAATTTATTACATACAACCATTGAAATGACCATTATCAGTGGAGAAATTAAATAG
- a CDS encoding N-acetylmuramoyl-L-alanine amidase gives MRLIRYFTVGMAFLLFLYLFLPTTSQAESGDTYEVSTTVLNVRSAPADGAEIVDVLTKGDTIVAFQERYGWVQTYYGGNEAWVAKHHLIPANSSVESETSASENTADTITVIANNVQVRSGPGTNHSVIASASSGDTYNTIETAGDWHKVSLANGATGWIAAWLTDAATSSNESEAAVPANHESAEKSSGSLEGYTIVLDPGHGGKDPGTIGLNNIYEKDLAMSTAETVEAQLADAGANVTMTRTDDNFIPLEKRAQISNESQADAFISLHYDSFPIQSVNGVTTYFHSNGADRHFAEEIQASLASTVNLQGRGAMQANYSVLRNNNAPSVVTELGFLTNQSDLATVQTADYQNNVAQAIENGLKNYFGE, from the coding sequence ATGAGATTAATTCGTTATTTTACAGTTGGGATGGCTTTTTTGCTATTTTTATATCTATTTCTCCCAACAACAAGTCAAGCAGAAAGCGGAGATACGTATGAGGTAAGTACTACGGTGCTCAATGTTCGAAGTGCACCCGCAGATGGGGCAGAAATCGTTGATGTCTTAACTAAAGGGGACACCATTGTTGCTTTTCAAGAGCGATATGGTTGGGTGCAAACCTATTATGGTGGTAATGAGGCATGGGTCGCTAAACACCATTTAATTCCGGCTAACAGTTCCGTAGAAAGCGAGACGTCAGCTTCAGAAAATACAGCCGACACAATTACAGTCATTGCAAATAATGTTCAAGTTCGTTCAGGGCCGGGTACGAACCATTCCGTTATCGCCTCAGCATCATCCGGAGATACATACAACACCATAGAAACAGCTGGAGATTGGCATAAAGTATCTTTAGCCAATGGGGCTACAGGATGGATTGCTGCATGGTTAACGGATGCTGCAACTTCCTCTAATGAGAGTGAGGCTGCGGTGCCAGCGAATCATGAATCAGCTGAGAAGTCTTCCGGATCGCTGGAAGGCTATACGATCGTCCTTGATCCAGGTCACGGAGGAAAAGATCCAGGAACAATCGGGCTTAATAATATATATGAAAAAGACTTAGCCATGTCCACAGCCGAAACAGTCGAGGCGCAATTGGCTGATGCTGGTGCAAATGTAACGATGACAAGAACGGATGATAATTTCATTCCCCTTGAAAAACGAGCCCAGATCAGCAACGAATCGCAAGCAGATGCATTCATTAGTTTACATTATGATTCTTTCCCGATTCAATCGGTAAATGGAGTAACTACTTATTTCCATTCCAATGGAGCAGATCGTCACTTTGCAGAGGAAATTCAGGCTTCCCTGGCTTCTACCGTTAATTTGCAAGGTAGGGGAGCTATGCAGGCCAATTATAGTGTGTTACGTAATAATAATGCTCCATCCGTTGTGACAGAGTTAGGATTTCTTACAAATCAAAGCGACCTTGCAACGGTACAAACAGCTGATTATCAAAACAATGTGGCTCAGGCTATTGAGAATGGATTAAAGAACTATTTTGGTGAATGA
- a CDS encoding alanine/glycine:cation symporter family protein, which yields MEALLENVSAFLWGLPLILTIVFVGIFFTFRSKFFQFLYLPHILKETFGNLFNKKEAGAGKGILSSFEAVSTAIGGSVGVANIGGVATAIAVGGPGAVFWMWLCALVGMIIKTAEVTLSVYYRNTDENGDPYGGPTYYMEKGLGEERNFKYWMIPAFIFGMGIFSTFFITMQNYTISEAISSTFDIGMIPASILFIIFLYFIIYGGIKHIGKVASKLVPFMVMFYILCGIYIIISNVGEIGDVFSLIFTSAFGGTAAVGGFTGAAVAQVIQMGVARSVYSNEAGWGTSAMVHSTAKVNHPVKQGIWGAFEVFVDTIIVCTITSFTIIITGAWASGLSGADLTLSAFEIGIGEAGRIIITLSIFLFGLTTLSGWFLYYEILLRHLLKNREHKLKNGLLAFFKWFYPIPGMLMVVYAASFGIPGQTVWYFADITSAIPTFINVVVILILSKKFFELLNDYKARYLGVGQVDPDFVLFYEDKEKQEAKKKWM from the coding sequence ATGGAAGCTCTATTGGAAAATGTATCCGCCTTTTTATGGGGATTGCCGCTAATCCTTACCATTGTTTTTGTTGGAATATTTTTTACCTTTCGAAGTAAATTTTTTCAATTCCTCTACTTGCCGCATATTTTAAAGGAAACATTTGGAAATCTCTTTAACAAAAAGGAAGCAGGTGCAGGGAAAGGGATCTTGTCCTCTTTTGAAGCAGTAAGTACTGCAATTGGCGGATCCGTTGGTGTGGCAAACATTGGTGGTGTCGCCACCGCAATTGCAGTTGGCGGTCCTGGCGCTGTATTCTGGATGTGGCTATGTGCGTTGGTCGGAATGATTATCAAAACAGCCGAGGTAACATTATCTGTTTACTACCGAAATACAGACGAAAACGGCGATCCATATGGTGGACCGACGTATTATATGGAAAAAGGGCTTGGTGAGGAGCGGAATTTTAAATACTGGATGATCCCTGCATTTATTTTCGGTATGGGTATCTTTTCCACTTTCTTTATTACGATGCAAAACTATACGATATCCGAGGCAATCAGTTCAACCTTTGATATCGGCATGATCCCTGCTTCGATTCTATTTATTATCTTTCTTTATTTCATTATTTACGGTGGCATCAAGCATATTGGAAAGGTAGCATCTAAATTAGTGCCTTTTATGGTTATGTTTTACATTCTTTGTGGCATCTACATCATTATCAGTAACGTTGGAGAGATCGGTGACGTTTTTTCCCTCATATTCACGAGTGCATTTGGAGGTACCGCCGCTGTTGGTGGTTTTACAGGAGCCGCAGTTGCGCAAGTGATTCAAATGGGAGTAGCCAGGTCGGTATATAGTAATGAGGCAGGATGGGGGACTTCTGCAATGGTCCATTCTACTGCTAAAGTCAACCATCCTGTAAAACAAGGAATATGGGGAGCCTTTGAGGTATTTGTAGACACGATTATTGTGTGTACCATTACGTCGTTTACAATCATCATTACCGGTGCATGGGCTTCTGGTTTGTCAGGAGCGGATTTGACGCTGTCTGCGTTTGAAATTGGGATAGGTGAGGCAGGGCGAATCATTATCACCCTATCCATTTTCTTATTTGGGTTAACCACCCTGAGCGGCTGGTTTCTCTATTATGAAATCCTACTTCGGCATTTACTTAAAAATAGAGAACATAAATTAAAAAATGGACTACTCGCCTTTTTCAAATGGTTTTATCCCATACCGGGAATGCTAATGGTCGTCTATGCTGCCAGCTTCGGAATCCCGGGCCAAACCGTCTGGTATTTTGCGGATATTACTTCTGCAATACCAACATTCATCAACGTCGTCGTGATCTTAATTCTAAGCAAAAAATTCTTTGAGCTTCTTAACGATTATAAAGCAAGATATCTCGGAGTTGGGCAAGTGGATCCTGACTTTGTATTATTTTATGAGGATAAGGAAAAGCAAGAAGCAAAAAAGAAATGGATGTGA
- a CDS encoding alpha/beta hydrolase: MMKHIFQKGNNPSKPTLLLLHGTGGTEHDLLSLADKIDPDANILSVRGNVTENGMPRFFRRLAEGVFDEEDLISRTKELNTFLDEAAKKYEFNRNHILAIGYSNGANIAASLLFHYNNALKGAILHHPMVPRKGMQLPDLAGKNVFIAAGTNDPICSPQESEELKSLLEGANANVKLHWESSGHQLTMKEVKAAREWYEKKEV; this comes from the coding sequence ATCATGAAGCACATCTTTCAAAAGGGGAATAACCCATCCAAACCGACATTGCTACTACTGCACGGAACTGGAGGCACGGAGCATGACCTTCTGTCTCTTGCAGATAAGATCGATCCGGATGCAAATATACTAAGCGTGAGAGGGAATGTAACGGAAAATGGAATGCCACGTTTTTTTAGAAGGTTAGCAGAAGGTGTATTTGATGAGGAAGATTTGATTTCCCGCACCAAAGAATTGAATACGTTTCTAGATGAAGCAGCCAAAAAGTATGAATTCAACCGTAATCATATACTGGCCATCGGGTATTCAAATGGGGCAAATATTGCAGCAAGCTTACTGTTTCACTATAATAATGCTCTAAAAGGGGCAATCCTCCACCATCCAATGGTTCCAAGAAAAGGAATGCAGTTACCGGATTTAGCAGGGAAAAATGTATTTATAGCGGCCGGCACCAATGATCCGATCTGTTCACCACAAGAATCCGAAGAATTGAAATCATTGCTGGAAGGCGCAAACGCCAATGTCAAACTTCATTGGGAAAGCAGCGGACATCAATTAACCATGAAAGAAGTAAAAGCAGCAAGAGAATGGTATGAAAAGAAGGAAGTATAG